A region from the Arcanobacterium buesumense genome encodes:
- a CDS encoding ABC-F family ATP-binding cassette domain-containing protein: protein MIHTQDLSMNIGTRSLISQATLHVNKGCAVGLVGRNGAGKTTLLRLLAGQGTTSEVVEHSGIISRKGSIGYLAQDPRVGDPTEIARDRILSVRGIEQTLHSIQRAEHDMATLTGARQQKAMEKYVRLDMQFTAAGGYAAKAEAAQIAASLGLPERVLDQELQTLSGGQRRRVELARVLFSDAETLLLDEPTNHLDHDSILWLRDWLKNYLGGFVVISHSVELLRETVNQIWYLDANRSVIDIYSMGWDAYLKQREQDEARRRRERANAEKKAATLTAQANKMRAKATKAVAAQNMLKRAEKLMSEVEEERAADKVAHLRFPDPAPSGKTPLTGRGLTKSYGSLEIFAGLDLAIDRGSRVVVLGYNGAGKTTLLRILAGVEQPDTGEVIAGHGLKLGYYAQEHETIDPQKTVVENLRYVAPELDDTGVRSVLGSFLFSGEDADKSAAVLSGGEKTRLALAMLVVSAANVLLLDEPTNNLDPASREEILRALRQYEGAVILVTHDEGAVEALDPERVLLLPDGDEDLWSDDYLELITLA, encoded by the coding sequence GTGATTCATACGCAAGATCTTTCCATGAATATAGGCACTCGTTCTCTTATCTCACAGGCGACTTTACATGTTAATAAAGGCTGTGCAGTTGGTCTTGTTGGGCGGAATGGTGCAGGTAAAACAACGCTTTTAAGACTGCTAGCTGGTCAAGGTACTACCTCTGAAGTTGTTGAACATAGCGGAATAATTTCGCGCAAAGGTTCAATTGGTTACCTTGCACAAGATCCACGGGTGGGCGATCCAACCGAAATTGCTCGTGACCGGATTCTATCGGTTCGTGGTATTGAGCAAACGTTGCATTCGATACAGCGCGCGGAACACGATATGGCAACCTTAACTGGGGCGCGTCAGCAAAAAGCTATGGAAAAATATGTGCGCCTAGATATGCAGTTCACCGCCGCAGGTGGCTATGCTGCGAAAGCGGAGGCAGCTCAAATAGCTGCTTCGTTAGGTTTGCCAGAGCGTGTTCTAGATCAGGAGCTTCAGACATTATCGGGTGGACAACGTCGTCGTGTTGAACTTGCGCGTGTGTTATTTTCTGACGCGGAAACTCTCCTATTGGACGAACCAACAAACCACTTGGATCACGATTCAATACTGTGGCTCAGAGATTGGTTGAAAAATTATTTGGGTGGTTTTGTTGTCATTTCGCACTCGGTTGAACTCTTGCGTGAAACAGTCAATCAGATTTGGTATTTAGACGCTAATCGTTCAGTTATCGATATTTATTCAATGGGGTGGGATGCCTATCTCAAACAGCGAGAACAGGATGAGGCACGCCGCCGTCGAGAACGTGCAAATGCAGAAAAGAAAGCCGCTACGCTTACTGCTCAAGCTAATAAGATGCGCGCAAAAGCTACCAAGGCAGTTGCTGCACAAAATATGCTCAAACGTGCTGAAAAACTCATGAGTGAGGTAGAAGAAGAGCGGGCCGCCGATAAAGTTGCCCACCTGCGTTTCCCTGATCCAGCGCCGTCTGGAAAAACGCCATTGACGGGGCGCGGGCTGACCAAGTCGTATGGTTCCTTAGAAATTTTTGCGGGTCTAGATTTAGCTATCGACCGCGGATCACGCGTTGTCGTTTTGGGCTATAACGGTGCCGGAAAAACAACACTGTTACGGATTCTTGCGGGTGTGGAACAACCAGATACGGGTGAAGTTATTGCCGGGCATGGATTGAAGCTTGGCTATTATGCCCAGGAACATGAAACTATTGACCCGCAAAAGACGGTTGTTGAGAATTTGCGTTATGTTGCTCCGGAGCTTGATGACACTGGCGTCCGATCAGTCCTAGGATCGTTCCTTTTTTCCGGTGAAGACGCAGATAAATCGGCTGCAGTTTTGTCTGGTGGCGAAAAAACTCGTTTAGCATTAGCGATGCTAGTTGTCTCGGCAGCGAATGTGCTGTTACTAGATGAGCCAACGAATAATTTAGATCCGGCTTCGAGGGAAGAAATTTTACGCGCGTTACGCCAGTATGAGGGGGCAGTTATTCTGGTTACTCACGACGAAGGTGCGGTTGAAGCGCTCGATCCAGAGCGAGTGTTGTTGTTACCTGATGGTGATGAAGACTTGTGGTCCGATGACTATTTAGAATTGATTACGCTGGCATGA
- a CDS encoding helix-turn-helix transcriptional regulator, protein MANMVDVGTREQILRLIVERGPITAGELAKILVLTPAAVRRHISSLVDDDLIGAYEGTNQGPPRRGRPSRRYVATAAGQELLGQGYADLANQALAFLRSELGDEGVEEFVRARTQKLETRYQSILENSGKSTAEKTATLAEALSKDGFVATLRRGGPHALAIQLCQGHCPIQEVAKDFPEMCEAETEAFARLLGVPIQRLSTLANGGHVCTTNILLGIPQNLRNRADSQSTTPDTLGDREGNK, encoded by the coding sequence ATGGCGAATATGGTAGATGTTGGAACCCGGGAACAGATCTTGCGGCTAATCGTTGAACGAGGTCCTATCACTGCTGGCGAGCTAGCAAAAATTCTCGTATTAACTCCGGCGGCTGTTCGCCGGCACATCTCTTCGCTCGTTGATGATGATTTAATTGGCGCTTACGAAGGCACTAATCAAGGACCACCACGGCGAGGTCGGCCTTCGCGTCGTTATGTTGCAACAGCTGCTGGACAAGAACTTCTAGGACAAGGTTATGCAGATCTTGCAAACCAAGCATTAGCATTTTTGCGTTCAGAGCTTGGGGATGAAGGCGTTGAAGAGTTCGTGCGGGCACGAACTCAAAAGCTGGAAACTCGATACCAGTCGATTCTGGAAAATTCTGGGAAGTCGACGGCAGAAAAGACAGCGACCCTTGCAGAAGCTCTTTCGAAAGATGGCTTTGTCGCTACTCTTCGCCGGGGTGGACCGCATGCATTAGCTATTCAGTTATGTCAAGGTCACTGTCCTATTCAGGAAGTGGCTAAAGACTTTCCAGAAATGTGTGAGGCTGAAACTGAAGCATTCGCGCGACTCTTAGGAGTGCCGATTCAGCGCTTATCAACATTGGCAAATGGTGGTCACGTGTGTACCACTAATATTCTTTTAGGAATTCCGCAAAACTTGCGTAATCGTGCTGATTCGCAAAGCACAACGCCAGACACACTTGGCGATCGGGAAGGAAATAAATGA
- the sufB gene encoding Fe-S cluster assembly protein SufB encodes MTQTGTGSTRQLSQEETIEAIGGKYQYGWRDTDNAGATAKRGLDESVVRDISERKGEPDWMLKKRLKALTLFQKRPMPTWGADLADIDFDSIKYYVKSTEGQANSWEDLPEEIKNTYDRLGIPEAEKARLVAGVAAQYESEVVYHKIREDLEEQGVIFLDTDSGLREHPEIFQEYFGTAIPLGDNKFASLNSAVWSGGSFIYVPKGVHVEIPLQAYFRINTENMGQFERTLIIADEGSYIHYVEGCTAPIYKSDSLHSAVVEIFVKKNARVRYTTIQNWSNNVYNLVTKRAMVEAGGTMEWIDGNIGSKVTMKYPAVYLMGEHARGETLSIAFAGEGQYQDTGSKMVHMAPNTSSSIVSKSVARGGGRSAYRGLVQIDPEAKHSKSNVLCDALLVDSISRSDTYPYVDVRVDDVEMGHEATVSKVSEDQLFYLMSRGIEETEAMAMIVRGFVEPIARELPMEYALELNRLIELQMEGSVG; translated from the coding sequence ATGACCCAAACCGGGACGGGTTCAACTCGACAGTTGTCCCAAGAAGAAACTATTGAAGCGATCGGTGGTAAATACCAGTATGGTTGGCGAGATACTGACAATGCTGGTGCTACCGCAAAACGAGGTCTCGATGAGAGCGTCGTTCGCGATATTTCCGAGCGCAAAGGAGAGCCGGATTGGATGCTGAAAAAGCGTCTAAAGGCTTTGACGTTGTTCCAGAAGCGCCCTATGCCCACATGGGGTGCGGATTTGGCCGATATCGACTTCGATTCGATTAAATATTATGTGAAGTCAACTGAAGGGCAGGCTAATTCGTGGGAAGATTTGCCTGAAGAAATAAAGAATACCTACGATCGTCTTGGTATTCCTGAAGCAGAAAAGGCACGTCTTGTTGCTGGAGTAGCTGCGCAATATGAATCCGAAGTCGTCTATCACAAAATTCGTGAAGATCTAGAAGAACAAGGGGTTATTTTCCTTGATACGGACTCTGGACTTCGCGAACACCCAGAGATCTTCCAAGAGTATTTTGGAACAGCAATCCCGCTTGGTGACAATAAGTTTGCTTCCTTAAACTCGGCAGTATGGTCTGGTGGTTCCTTTATTTACGTGCCCAAAGGCGTTCATGTTGAAATTCCGTTGCAAGCATACTTCCGTATTAACACCGAGAATATGGGACAGTTTGAACGAACGCTAATTATTGCTGATGAAGGTTCATATATTCATTACGTTGAAGGCTGTACTGCGCCGATTTATAAGAGCGATTCGTTGCATTCGGCCGTCGTCGAAATTTTCGTAAAGAAAAATGCTCGAGTTCGATATACAACGATTCAAAATTGGTCTAATAACGTCTATAACCTCGTCACGAAACGCGCCATGGTTGAAGCCGGAGGCACGATGGAATGGATTGATGGAAACATCGGTTCTAAAGTGACGATGAAATATCCAGCAGTGTATCTTATGGGGGAACACGCACGTGGCGAAACTTTGTCCATTGCCTTTGCCGGTGAAGGACAATACCAAGATACTGGTTCAAAGATGGTTCACATGGCGCCTAATACGTCGTCTTCAATTGTCTCAAAGTCAGTTGCCCGCGGTGGCGGTCGGTCAGCATATCGTGGATTAGTGCAAATTGATCCTGAAGCAAAACATTCAAAATCGAACGTATTATGTGATGCCTTGTTAGTTGATTCAATTTCGCGTTCTGATACATACCCTTACGTTGATGTTCGAGTTGACGACGTCGAAATGGGACACGAAGCGACCGTATCGAAAGTTTCGGAGGACCAACTCTTCTACCTGATGTCACGTGGGATTGAAGAAACAGAAGCGATGGCTATGATTGTGCGCGGATTCGTTGAACCTATTGCGCGTGAGCTACCGATGGAATACGCTCTTGAACTTAACCGGCTCATTGAGCTTCAAATGGAAGGATCCGTTGGCTGA
- a CDS encoding NUDIX domain-containing protein: MKKYLTVAGEIPLKDMTVADHVDLLSRKKEFSGPIFDIYNDCIRFQSGDVAKRQYMIHDDAVGIIALRPSEDSWQVLLIHQYRHAPRQLMWEIPAGLCDVPGEALVNTAARELAEEAGYGARQWEQLARFHASAGVSDEMVTIFLARDVFQLEKIDFEREDEEREISVHWIDITEIRDAIFRGDLTSPALVVGILAACEKLVFRA, encoded by the coding sequence GTGAAAAAATATCTCACTGTAGCTGGAGAAATACCGTTAAAGGATATGACTGTGGCCGACCACGTCGATCTTCTTTCACGAAAAAAGGAATTTTCCGGTCCGATTTTTGATATTTACAATGACTGTATTAGGTTTCAATCTGGCGATGTGGCAAAGCGTCAATATATGATTCATGATGACGCGGTGGGCATTATCGCTCTGCGTCCTTCAGAAGATTCTTGGCAAGTGTTGTTAATTCATCAATATCGGCACGCACCGCGGCAGTTAATGTGGGAAATTCCTGCTGGTCTATGTGATGTTCCTGGCGAGGCTTTAGTAAATACTGCAGCGCGAGAACTCGCTGAAGAAGCTGGCTATGGTGCTCGTCAGTGGGAACAATTGGCGCGTTTCCATGCATCGGCAGGCGTGAGCGATGAAATGGTCACTATTTTTCTTGCTCGTGATGTTTTCCAGCTTGAAAAGATTGATTTTGAAAGGGAAGACGAAGAGCGGGAAATTTCTGTTCACTGGATTGACATAACCGAAATACGTGATGCTATTTTCCGCGGTGACTTAACCAGCCCAGCACTTGTTGTTGGAATATTAGCAGCATGTGAGAAACTCGTATTCCGGGCATAG
- the sufC gene encoding Fe-S cluster assembly ATPase SufC, whose amino-acid sequence MSTLEIKNLHVSVETAEGPKQILRGVNLTINSGEIHAIMGPNGSGKSTLSYAIVGHPKYEITEGEILLDGQDITEMTADERARAGVFLAMQYPVEVNGVTVTNFLRSAKTAVDGEAPKLREWVKTMKQAMKDLKIDEDFSSRDVNVGFSGGEKKRIEILQLEMLKPKFAVLDETDSGLDVDALRLVSEGVNRVHEITHNGVLLITHYTRILKYIKPDFVHVFVDGRVAESAGPELADILETNGYEKYEG is encoded by the coding sequence GTGTCTACCCTCGAAATTAAAAATTTGCATGTTTCCGTAGAAACTGCTGAAGGACCAAAACAGATTTTGCGTGGAGTTAATCTGACAATTAACTCCGGTGAAATTCATGCCATCATGGGGCCAAACGGATCTGGAAAATCTACACTGTCATATGCTATTGTCGGGCATCCAAAGTATGAGATTACTGAGGGTGAAATTTTGCTCGATGGTCAAGATATTACAGAGATGACTGCAGATGAGCGTGCTCGTGCCGGAGTTTTCTTAGCTATGCAATATCCAGTTGAAGTTAACGGCGTGACAGTAACTAATTTTTTGCGGTCAGCTAAAACTGCTGTGGACGGCGAAGCGCCAAAACTTCGCGAATGGGTGAAAACCATGAAACAAGCAATGAAGGATCTGAAGATCGATGAGGATTTTTCCTCGCGTGATGTCAACGTAGGATTCTCCGGAGGCGAGAAAAAGCGGATAGAAATTCTTCAGTTGGAGATGCTTAAACCGAAGTTTGCCGTACTTGATGAAACCGATTCAGGTCTCGACGTGGACGCACTTCGCCTCGTTTCGGAGGGCGTGAACCGTGTCCATGAAATAACGCATAACGGCGTTCTACTCATCACTCATTACACTCGCATTTTGAAGTATATTAAGCCTGATTTTGTTCATGTTTTCGTTGATGGACGAGTAGCGGAATCTGCCGGTCCAGAGCTTGCAGACATTCTGGAAACTAACGGTTACGAGAAATACGAAGGTTAA
- the sufU gene encoding Fe-S cluster assembly sulfur transfer protein SufU codes for MNDLDQMYQQIILDAAKERHGEGQLVDADGESFQVNTTCGDQATMRVMLSQDGKRLEKAAWEGEGCSISQASLSIMHDLVEGKSLAEVEELYEAFRHMMDNRGADIDDDLADLLDDASAFQGVSKFPMRIKCALLGWMALRDATDQAQTIKHQ; via the coding sequence ATGAACGATCTTGACCAGATGTATCAGCAAATCATCCTAGATGCTGCTAAAGAGCGTCATGGAGAAGGACAGCTCGTTGATGCTGACGGGGAATCATTCCAGGTCAATACTACGTGTGGTGACCAAGCTACAATGCGGGTGATGCTATCTCAAGATGGGAAACGGTTAGAAAAGGCAGCTTGGGAAGGCGAAGGTTGTTCAATTTCGCAGGCATCATTATCAATTATGCACGATCTTGTTGAAGGTAAAAGCTTAGCTGAAGTTGAAGAACTATACGAAGCATTTCGGCATATGATGGATAACCGTGGTGCAGATATCGATGACGATCTTGCCGATCTTCTTGATGATGCATCTGCATTCCAAGGGGTTTCTAAATTCCCAATGCGGATCAAATGCGCATTACTTGGATGGATGGCGCTTCGTGATGCAACAGACCAAGCACAGACTATTAAACATCAGTAG
- the glgC gene encoding glucose-1-phosphate adenylyltransferase: protein MYGAKRSKARVLAIVLAGGEGKRLMPLTQDRAKPAVPFGGIYRLIDFSLSNLVNSGYLKVVVLTQYKSHSLDRHISQTWRMSTLLDNYIAPVPAQQRVGKSWFSGSADAVFQSLNILDDERPDYVVITGADNIYRMDFSQMVDQHIESGRGLTIAGLRQPIELSSSFGVIDTDPQDSTKVRQFLEKPEHVDGLPDSPQEFLASMGNYVFSADALVHALHADADNENSKHDMGGDIVPMFVAKGDCGVYDFTFNDIPGSTDRDRNYWRDVGTIDMFHEANQDLIAINPIFNLYNTDWPLYTGYTGLPPAKFVYGHHERLGHALDSIISPGVIISGGEVIASVLSPHVRVNSWSSVRNSVLFDGVNVGRNATVVNAIVDKYVRIDEGAQIGIDHEHDQARGCWISEGGIVVVPKGVHITRG, encoded by the coding sequence ATGTATGGAGCAAAAAGATCAAAAGCCCGCGTTCTTGCAATAGTTCTGGCCGGAGGCGAAGGAAAACGCCTGATGCCGCTAACACAAGATCGTGCAAAGCCAGCAGTCCCATTCGGTGGTATTTATCGTCTTATCGATTTTTCCCTCTCGAATCTTGTTAATTCTGGTTACTTGAAAGTCGTGGTACTTACTCAGTACAAATCACACTCTCTTGACCGCCACATTTCCCAAACATGGCGAATGTCTACTTTGTTAGACAATTACATTGCCCCTGTTCCAGCGCAGCAACGTGTGGGTAAGAGTTGGTTTTCTGGATCTGCTGACGCAGTCTTCCAGTCACTTAATATTCTTGATGACGAACGCCCAGATTATGTTGTTATTACCGGGGCAGATAACATCTATCGGATGGACTTCTCTCAGATGGTCGATCAGCATATTGAATCAGGTCGCGGCCTGACAATTGCTGGTTTGCGCCAACCGATCGAATTGTCCTCATCTTTTGGCGTGATTGACACTGATCCGCAAGATTCAACAAAAGTTCGCCAGTTCTTAGAAAAGCCGGAACATGTTGACGGATTACCGGATTCACCGCAAGAATTCCTCGCATCCATGGGTAATTACGTATTCAGCGCCGATGCACTTGTGCATGCGCTCCACGCCGATGCTGATAACGAAAACTCTAAGCATGACATGGGTGGGGATATCGTCCCCATGTTCGTCGCCAAGGGCGATTGTGGCGTTTACGATTTCACCTTCAACGATATTCCTGGTTCCACTGATCGAGATCGTAACTATTGGCGCGACGTCGGCACCATCGATATGTTCCATGAAGCCAATCAAGACCTTATCGCGATTAATCCTATTTTTAACTTATATAATACGGACTGGCCGCTGTACACCGGATATACCGGCCTACCACCAGCAAAATTCGTCTACGGCCACCACGAGCGCCTCGGACATGCACTAGATTCTATTATTTCTCCCGGAGTCATTATCTCGGGCGGTGAAGTAATCGCTTCAGTGCTCTCGCCACACGTGCGCGTTAATTCATGGTCATCAGTACGCAACTCTGTCCTTTTTGACGGTGTCAATGTAGGCCGTAATGCTACTGTTGTTAATGCGATCGTCGATAAATACGTACGTATTGACGAAGGTGCCCAAATCGGTATTGATCACGAACACGATCAAGCTCGCGGATGTTGGATTTCCGAAGGCGGTATCGTCGTCGTCCCGAAGGGCGTCCATATAACCCGCGGATAG
- a CDS encoding metal-sulfur cluster assembly factor — MTDSSVTVAELEEALRDVIDPELGINIVDLGLLYGLTIDGDSAVADMTLTSAACPLTDVIEEQAAMAVSNLVNDFRINWVWLPPWGPDRITEDGRDQLRALGFNV, encoded by the coding sequence ATGACTGATTCGTCCGTCACCGTTGCGGAGCTTGAAGAGGCTCTTCGCGATGTCATTGACCCGGAATTGGGTATTAATATCGTTGATTTAGGGTTGCTTTATGGCCTGACGATCGACGGCGATTCGGCCGTTGCCGATATGACGCTGACATCTGCTGCCTGTCCGTTAACCGACGTTATCGAAGAGCAGGCTGCTATGGCGGTGTCTAATTTAGTGAATGATTTTCGTATTAACTGGGTATGGTTACCGCCGTGGGGTCCAGACCGTATTACCGAAGATGGCCGAGATCAGCTTCGCGCATTAGGTTTTAATGTCTGA
- a CDS encoding SixA phosphatase family protein, translating into MKKTLIIMRHAQAGYGRSDRLRELTDYGRQQALSMGSQLSQLIACADLAYVSGAVRTRQTLEGLKSGGLAVSEVDYRDSFYEGYYQDILDALYSTHDQRSTVLVIGHEPSVSGLVSYLGEPSDETVRSLMRGFSPACAGAMTFSGQWHKIDEDIAGMWQRILP; encoded by the coding sequence ATGAAGAAGACACTTATTATTATGCGCCATGCTCAAGCCGGTTATGGACGAAGCGATCGATTGCGCGAGCTAACTGACTACGGCCGCCAGCAAGCGTTATCGATGGGCAGCCAGTTGTCACAGCTAATTGCTTGTGCTGATTTAGCCTATGTTTCGGGTGCGGTGCGTACACGTCAAACTCTTGAAGGGCTGAAATCTGGGGGACTTGCGGTGTCGGAAGTAGATTATCGAGATAGCTTTTATGAGGGCTATTATCAAGACATACTTGATGCTTTATACAGCACACATGATCAGAGATCGACTGTATTAGTGATCGGTCATGAACCCTCGGTTAGCGGCCTTGTTAGCTATCTAGGCGAGCCAAGCGACGAGACCGTACGCTCACTTATGCGTGGATTTTCTCCTGCGTGCGCTGGTGCTATGACGTTTTCTGGTCAGTGGCACAAAATTGATGAGGACATTGCTGGAATGTGGCAACGTATTCTTCCGTAG
- the sufD gene encoding Fe-S cluster assembly protein SufD, which produces MAPVMNSRADRALSFTTDTFPIPTGREEDWRFTPLERLEGFFDGANGQEPEVRVSGDARYEIVPREDSRLGQVFPPEDRVSVIEWNAFKRAHALTIPADTQLENEVIVEIVATGSSQVSPLHIYCEAEAHSESTVVLTHYGQGQVNEAVEIVVGEGAHMTLVSVQEWDERAVHTSSHRIKLGKDATLKHIVVSLSGSLIRITSSVEYTAPGADVNMLGAYFVDAGQHIENRLLIDHSVPKATSNVTYKGALQGQDAHAVWVGDVLIRAQAEGTNTYELNRNLVLTEGARADSVPNLEIETGEIDGAGHASATGRFDDEQLFYLMSRGIPQDEARRLVVRGFFAELIHQIGVETVENKLMAAIEEELDLTMGGTLNARA; this is translated from the coding sequence ATGGCACCTGTTATGAATTCCCGCGCAGATCGTGCCCTGTCTTTTACCACTGACACGTTCCCAATCCCTACTGGGAGAGAAGAAGACTGGCGTTTTACACCACTTGAACGTCTGGAAGGTTTCTTTGACGGAGCTAACGGACAAGAACCTGAGGTGAGGGTATCTGGTGATGCTCGCTATGAAATAGTACCTCGAGAAGATTCGCGGCTCGGACAAGTATTTCCTCCCGAAGATCGAGTCTCCGTGATCGAATGGAATGCTTTTAAGCGCGCACATGCTCTTACCATTCCGGCTGATACGCAACTTGAAAACGAGGTTATCGTTGAAATAGTGGCAACTGGTTCGTCACAGGTTTCACCGCTTCACATTTACTGCGAAGCCGAAGCTCATTCTGAATCCACTGTTGTTCTCACTCACTATGGACAAGGCCAAGTTAACGAGGCAGTCGAAATTGTTGTGGGCGAGGGCGCTCATATGACATTAGTGAGTGTGCAAGAGTGGGATGAAAGGGCTGTTCACACATCCTCTCATCGAATCAAACTTGGTAAAGATGCAACGTTGAAACATATAGTTGTTTCACTCAGTGGTAGCCTTATTCGAATCACGTCCTCGGTAGAATATACGGCCCCTGGCGCAGATGTTAATATGCTGGGTGCATATTTTGTTGATGCTGGCCAGCATATCGAAAACCGGCTTTTGATTGACCATAGTGTTCCAAAAGCTACGTCGAATGTAACGTATAAAGGTGCTTTGCAAGGCCAAGATGCACATGCGGTATGGGTTGGTGATGTTCTTATTCGAGCACAAGCAGAAGGGACCAACACCTACGAACTAAACCGGAATTTAGTCTTAACTGAAGGTGCCCGCGCGGATTCTGTTCCTAATCTTGAGATAGAGACTGGCGAGATTGACGGAGCTGGACATGCCTCAGCAACCGGCCGGTTCGATGACGAGCAGTTGTTCTATCTGATGTCACGCGGTATTCCACAAGATGAAGCACGCCGGCTCGTCGTTCGTGGCTTCTTTGCCGAACTTATTCATCAAATCGGGGTTGAAACGGTAGAAAATAAGCTGATGGCAGCTATCGAAGAAGAACTCGACCTGACTATGGGAGGTACGTTGAATGCCCGAGCATAG
- a CDS encoding Rieske (2Fe-2S) protein, translated as MPEHRVCTIADVAPGTVQGFEVITENSTPLPVAVIHSQQGNWFAVHNQCTHGRVKLSDGWVEDESIECSQHGAAFDLATGEVMTLPASQPVTIYPVRVDGENVYITVNS; from the coding sequence ATGCCCGAGCATAGGGTATGTACTATCGCAGATGTTGCACCTGGAACTGTCCAAGGATTCGAGGTTATCACCGAGAATTCAACACCACTGCCAGTGGCTGTTATTCATTCGCAACAGGGGAACTGGTTCGCTGTTCATAATCAGTGCACTCATGGCAGAGTGAAACTATCTGACGGTTGGGTTGAAGATGAGTCGATTGAATGTTCCCAGCATGGTGCTGCATTTGATCTAGCAACTGGTGAAGTTATGACTCTGCCAGCTTCCCAGCCCGTGACAATCTATCCAGTACGAGTAGACGGCGAGAACGTCTATATCACTGTTAATTCATAA
- a CDS encoding SufS family cysteine desulfurase yields MNTALAPREDFPILNRKIHGGVELVYLDSAATSQRPTSVIEAMADHDRMHNGAVNRGSHVLAGESTVVVEDARTAVAAFVGAFPDEISWTKNSTEALNAIAYTFLNATLDWRITGKDTPLVLYPGDNIVVTRAEHHANLVPWQELARRIGVELRWLDLDEEGQIDIETINVIDTRTRIVGVTHVSNVTGAISPLDVIIPKARQHGAYVVLDACQSVPHLPVDFHALDVDFAAFSGHKMLGPTGIGALYIRRDLGSIMPPFLTGGSMVEVVTMEQTSFAPPPARFEAGTQPVTQIVGLAAGVNYLQQLGMENVVKHERLLTDYALTAMQDISGIRILGPRTSGRRVGVIAFAVDGVHPHDVGQLLDAQGVAIRVGHHCAQPIHQHFGVFASSRISFGPYNTVHDVDIFLDQLARVRSYFGVEG; encoded by the coding sequence GTGAACACCGCGCTTGCCCCTCGGGAAGATTTCCCCATTTTGAACCGTAAAATTCATGGTGGGGTAGAGCTTGTGTATCTTGATTCTGCCGCAACATCGCAACGACCAACATCTGTTATTGAAGCTATGGCCGATCATGACCGCATGCATAATGGTGCGGTTAACCGCGGTTCACATGTTTTGGCAGGTGAATCAACTGTGGTTGTGGAAGACGCGCGTACAGCCGTTGCCGCATTTGTGGGCGCTTTTCCAGATGAGATCTCTTGGACAAAGAATTCAACAGAAGCCCTCAATGCTATTGCTTACACGTTTTTGAATGCAACCTTGGACTGGCGTATAACAGGTAAAGATACACCACTGGTTTTATACCCAGGCGATAATATTGTTGTTACACGTGCAGAACATCATGCAAATCTTGTTCCTTGGCAAGAATTAGCACGCAGAATTGGTGTTGAATTACGCTGGCTGGATCTAGATGAAGAAGGCCAGATTGATATCGAAACTATCAACGTAATTGATACACGTACGCGTATTGTTGGCGTGACGCATGTATCTAATGTCACCGGTGCTATTTCGCCACTAGATGTTATTATTCCGAAAGCTCGGCAACACGGAGCATATGTGGTGCTCGATGCGTGTCAATCTGTGCCACATCTTCCGGTTGATTTTCATGCCTTAGATGTAGACTTTGCCGCCTTCTCGGGGCATAAGATGCTTGGACCAACAGGTATCGGAGCGTTGTATATAAGACGTGATCTGGGGTCAATCATGCCGCCTTTTTTGACTGGTGGCTCGATGGTTGAGGTTGTGACAATGGAACAGACTTCCTTTGCTCCACCGCCAGCACGTTTTGAAGCAGGAACTCAACCAGTGACTCAAATTGTTGGTCTTGCTGCGGGAGTCAATTATCTGCAACAACTGGGAATGGAAAACGTTGTTAAACATGAGCGTCTGCTTACTGACTACGCATTGACTGCGATGCAAGATATTTCAGGCATTCGTATTCTTGGGCCGCGTACGTCTGGTCGCCGAGTAGGCGTTATTGCGTTCGCTGTTGATGGTGTTCATCCACACGATGTTGGCCAGCTTCTTGATGCTCAAGGAGTTGCTATTAGGGTTGGGCACCATTGTGCGCAGCCTATCCATCAACACTTCGGTGTTTTTGCTTCCTCTCGGATCTCATTTGGACCGTATAATACCGTACATGATGTTGATATTTTCCTCGATCAACTTGCTCGTGTGCGGTCATATTTCGGGGTGGAAGGATAA